ATACACAATACAACTGGAAAAATCTCAGTAAATCTACTACTGATACGTCTTTGGTACCAACGTACCATTCAAATATCAGAACAACCAaggctactctctctctctctctcttcgatTGATGACAActaaggtagtttttgaaacaGAATTAATACTCAAATATAACTGATACCTATTACTCAATCAACTTAGCTATCATTCCAATCCTAGGCCAATTAAGCCTCTTGTTTAGGAAACAAGATTCATATTCCTTGAAAGTAACACctatatgtttatttttttacacCAAACAAATTATATCCACAGTTCCACACTATACACACTCGTGCATTAAGTTATTACAGccaaggtgggggggggggggtgggtggtggggggggggggggaagaaagaagGCTGACCAACTGCAACTCTTTCGAGGGATGAACTAAGGGTAGATCTGAACACAAACCGAGGGAACAAATGAATCAGGTAATGCAATCTGCAATGCATATATAGCACTTATAAACGTACCTGGTCGTAAATAAATGTCATCATCAGCTTTGACATAATAATCTGCTTCAAAAAGATCATAGGCTGCTTTGAAAAATGCCAACCtacaataaatataaaaatgagggcagaaaaaaaattaccacaAGTAACCATTCTGAAAACACGAGAGCAGTCCCACAGAATCTCAAGTCTCACGTTTTATATGGCAGCTTTAAGTATTCTTCTTCAATATCTATAAGCATAAAATCTTTGTATTTTTCAACCTCTATCTCAAGATCTGCCATCTTTTTTGCATCTTTCGATCGCCCAATGACAAACCGGAAAGCTAATCCAGTAGCCTGCTCCAAACTGCAAAGGTTGAGCAAGTGAATATGCAATAACTGTAGATGAAAAGTGACATGAGTAAGAAGGCCAAATGGGATATTATGTAACAAGCATCAAGGACATCAGACTATGAGCATTGAGGCCCCCAgttaaatagaaattgaaaaatcCAAGACCTTTGGGAAAACATTACATTTCTCAGGCTGAGACTGACATTGCAAACCATAAAAATTTGTCAAACTCAACATGCCTCCAGGGCATGGTTCTATGTATTAAGAAATTTACCAGCTGTGAAGAGTAACAGAGTATTAGGGTTACACATTCTCATAAAAACAGGGATTCCTTTGCAATGAAACCTAAATACAACTATATGTACTCCTAACAATACATGTTGATACTTAATATGAAGCATCTTGGGTAAATTTTGCAATTAATCATGTTTCAGTTCTACTTCCAGGAACAGGCAATCCAAGTTTACAAATTACATCTTAGTCACACATCATGTACAAATTCAGCTGACAATTATGTTTCCGTAAACAATTCAGTTCTCAATTATGGCCAGTTTACGAAGCTGTATCTGGTGTTACTCTTAATATGAAGTTAAAATTTACTAAATACCTCTGCAGAGCATTAATTCTCCAATGAATTAGGAGTTAACCCACCAGCTGGAGGCAGGGTAATTGGACGGTTTACACATCTCATTAGCATTCCATGCAGGTGGGTTTCTCCCCCAGCAGGTCTTTCACTTCTAAACAGTGCTGGATTTTTGGATGAGAGTAATAAGGGTAATTATAGATATTCAACGGATCGACAGGTAATTACTTTCCTAGGCTCCTTGAGCTTCAAGCCAAAGGGCTAATGGCTTGGATCCCTGGCATCGGCAAATCACAGTTGCTATGTAGTCCTAGATCATTATTTGGTAATTGGTACGCAGCACGTCTATGCTAAAGTAGATTTTTCTTTCGACCCAGAAGAataatttaacaaaaatgtCCATTCAAGAATGTATTTGTATGGATCAAAATCATAACTTGCTTTCAGAATTAAAGTAATTACTTTTGAAAGAAGGTAAGAAAGAGCATCGGTTGGGTTAATTACCGGAGAAGGGCGTCGGGGTCGGAAGGGAACCAAGTGGAGCGAAGGGCAGCACGGCGATCGACAGTAGAGAAAGCAGTCTGGACCCCAACGAATCCAAGAAGTTTGGGACGTTCGATGAGCGGATCATTGTCGCCAACGCCAAGCTTCCTAGGATTGTTGGAGAAACGGTGTAAGTGTAAGCTCCGGAATGTGTCTTCGGCACGACCGCAGCGGAAAATAGGGAGAGGCTTAGGACGAATTACGGCAAAGACGGAGAAAATGATTCCGGCGATTCCAACCAGAAAGCAGAAGCCGGAGAAGATAACAAGTGGAAGAGGAATGCGAGACGAAGCAGGTGAAGGAAGGATGGGGAGATGATGCTTCTTGACTACCTTGTCGTCCTTGGAGTATTGGGCGTTGGCATTGGTAGGCGTAGAACGGTTGGCGAAGGAGAGGAGACCAAGCGTACGCTGCATCTCTGTTCCCAATTGGTGAGTTTCTTAGATCTGCTCCTTCTCGATGTTCATCAATGCAGAGTGGAGAGTCTGTGACTCTCACTCcaggtgagaaagagagagagagagagagaggccaaaAGGGGTCTGGCAAGTGGCAGCAAATGAGAGTTGATCACGCAGTTGTTCATAAACACTTCGAGGCTATAGCTTTACCCTTTTACCGTGAaaatttaccccaaaaaaaaaaaggaaaaataaaaatccactaAAATCTATAAAATCAAAACCTGTCCGAAATCCACTTTATTGGGATGCGAATGTTTCGCTACAGATCTTGTTCTGATCTTCCAGTCTGTGGATAGAAGATTCCTTTTCATAACCTTGTCCGAAACCACtagattggaatcttttttatCAAATGATGCACAGCTGATGTATTGTTTCAGATCTTGCGTCTCTAGGGAGGGTCCTTCTCTATATCTTTTTTACTCCTCATATGAAAATAACCATGGTGcccttttatttttgaaaatttatttatttatttatttttcacaccactctcctataaatatatagctGCAATGCCTAAATGATAATGGATACCCATTGAAGAAAGGTGAATAAtaccaatattaaaaaaaaaaagaaaaaaccaataTTATGATTATACTCGAAGGTGAAAATGATCATTAGCGAGCTTTTGGTATATGAAGATATTTATACTTCTTTCCAtataaagaaagataaaatttaGACTCATATGACAAGCCAAGGTCCGGACAGGATCACTAATGAAATACCGTATTAGAAGTCCATTTGCGTTTTTTAATGTAAACATTATCATCTTATCCCTTGAAATTATGAGTAATAATCCAATCTCGATTGTTTAAAACCTTGGGTGTGTCTTTGTATATTATCATTTCCTCCAATTAAGTTTCAGTTTTAGGGTTGAAATCTAACATCCTAtgttatttataatatttatgCTAACAGAAAACACTGTCACTTTGTTCATGACATACAACGTGTTTCCAATCCAATATACAATTGTGTCGGGGGAGATCAATCTCATATATGTTTTGATTGTCCATGAGCTCTTTCATAACATATGAATGCTATCGTTTGTGATGCAGTGAGGAGTGAATCTGAATTTTGTAAAAACAAAACCTTTTAATAatctaaaaaagaataaaaattgtaaaaaacaatCATATATAAAGATTCACCTATGAGATTGTCAAATGTCCACGATGAGATAAGATTTATTTCTTTCCAATGGAGTCttttcaatggagaatagggttacataTGCTGGTAATccagttttttcatttttggtaaaCTGCCTGTACTCGCAACTCTATCGAATAGGAGAAagattcttccaaaaaaatatatcgTGAACCCAATAcagaaaattaccaaaataaccTCGCAACAAATCAGGGCCTCAATAACGGGCGATGATCCTCAGCCGCGGGTGCGGCGGTGCGGCGGTGCGGCGAGGATCAATAACCCTTGGTATAAGCCCACTTCTGGGAAAGGAGAACTATGTGCAAAGAAACGGAAAACGGAAATGTAAGAAGCCCGAGCAAATACAGTAACCCAATGATCTGGTATAATGTACAAATAAAATTACAGAGGACTAAtgga
This genomic stretch from Macadamia integrifolia cultivar HAES 741 chromosome 2, SCU_Mint_v3, whole genome shotgun sequence harbors:
- the LOC122093336 gene encoding probable beta-1,3-galactosyltransferase 12, translating into MQRTLGLLSFANRSTPTNANAQYSKDDKVVKKHHLPILPSPASSRIPLPLVIFSGFCFLVGIAGIIFSVFAVIRPKPLPIFRCGRAEDTFRSLHLHRFSNNPRKLGVGDNDPLIERPKLLGFVGVQTAFSTVDRRAALRSTWFPSDPDALLRLEQATGLAFRFVIGRSKDAKKMADLEIEVEKYKDFMLIDIEEEYLKLPYKTLAFFKAAYDLFEADYYVKADDDIYLRPDRLATLLAKERTHPMTYIGCMKKGPVITDPKMKWFEKSGHLIGNEYFLHGYGPIYVLSAEIVASLATVRNNSLRMFSNEDVSVGSWMLAMNVNHEDNRAICDPRCTPTSIAVWDIPKCSGLCNPANRLKELHKISMCSKSPTLPPDDR